In the genome of Hyphomonas sp. Mor2, one region contains:
- a CDS encoding complex I NDUFA9 subunit family protein → MPKGLVTLFGGSGFIGRYAARSLVKAGYRVRVAVRRPHLAGDVRLAGAPGWVDIVQANVRHKASVEAALEGADAVVNLVGILYEKGRQSFESAQRDGAINVAEACAAAGIKTLVHVSAIGADPASKADYAETKGEAESAIREVLPTATILRPSIVFGPEDEFFNRFAALSTHPLTNLFPVLPAIGGGETKLQPVYAGDVADAIANAIGRDDARGNTYELGGPSVYSMKELYAFIGETIDRKRFPLPLPFFVAKPLGLAFGTIYRFIWPLSSGILGAPPITGDQVEMLKFDNVVSEGALTLSELGVTTLESIEALVPSYLYRFRPYGQYHQKSESA, encoded by the coding sequence ATGCCCAAAGGACTGGTTACTCTGTTTGGCGGATCCGGCTTCATCGGACGCTATGCGGCCCGCAGCCTGGTCAAAGCCGGTTACCGTGTCCGGGTGGCCGTTCGTCGTCCGCATCTGGCCGGAGATGTGCGGCTCGCCGGCGCCCCGGGCTGGGTGGATATTGTCCAGGCCAATGTTCGTCACAAGGCGTCCGTCGAGGCCGCACTTGAGGGCGCTGATGCCGTCGTCAATCTGGTCGGAATTCTCTACGAGAAAGGCCGCCAGAGTTTTGAAAGTGCGCAGCGCGATGGGGCCATCAATGTGGCTGAGGCCTGCGCGGCGGCCGGGATTAAGACATTGGTGCATGTGTCTGCGATCGGCGCCGATCCGGCCAGCAAGGCCGATTATGCCGAAACCAAGGGCGAAGCTGAATCCGCTATTCGTGAGGTTTTGCCGACCGCGACTATTCTGCGCCCATCCATAGTGTTCGGCCCTGAAGACGAATTCTTCAATCGGTTCGCGGCGCTGTCGACACATCCCCTGACCAATCTCTTTCCGGTTCTGCCGGCGATTGGCGGTGGTGAAACCAAATTGCAGCCCGTCTATGCGGGTGATGTGGCGGATGCGATTGCGAACGCCATCGGTCGCGATGATGCGCGCGGAAACACCTACGAGCTTGGCGGTCCGAGCGTGTATTCGATGAAAGAGCTCTATGCCTTCATCGGGGAAACCATTGATCGCAAGCGCTTCCCATTGCCGCTCCCCTTCTTCGTGGCCAAACCGCTCGGCCTGGCATTCGGGACGATCTATCGTTTCATCTGGCCCCTCTCGTCCGGCATTCTCGGCGCGCCGCCGATTACCGGCGATCAGGTCGAGATGCTCAAATTTGACAATGTCGTGTCAGAGGGGGCTCTTACGCTGTCAGAGCTTGGCGTGACGACACTGGAATCCATCGAAGCCCTGGTGCCCAGCTACCTGTACCGCTTCCGCCCGTACGGTCAGTACCACCAGAAAAGCGAAAGCGCCTGA
- a CDS encoding metallophosphoesterase yields the protein MIDVITHDAKSSTERAHLVFLGDYIDRGFQSRDVISTLIELGRDNTFETVFLKGNHEQAMLRFLRDHKIGPDWANFGGRETLISYGISPPKSVNAVEEWQEIQAELVKTIPNQHVEFLEKLEVSHKIGPYGFVHAGVKPGIPYEQQTDEDRMWIRDEFLNAKDKEDLFIVHGHTPVNAPYSDHRRVNVDTGAYFTGRLTAVKIEGDKMSFLTNQFQAREAS from the coding sequence TTGATCGACGTCATCACGCATGACGCCAAATCCAGCACAGAACGTGCGCATCTGGTGTTTCTTGGCGACTATATCGATCGCGGCTTTCAATCGCGCGATGTAATCAGCACATTGATCGAGCTTGGCCGGGACAACACGTTCGAAACCGTCTTCTTGAAAGGCAATCACGAACAAGCCATGCTGCGGTTTCTGCGCGATCACAAAATTGGCCCCGACTGGGCCAATTTCGGCGGTCGCGAGACTTTGATTTCTTACGGAATTTCACCTCCCAAATCAGTTAACGCTGTTGAAGAATGGCAGGAAATCCAGGCTGAGCTGGTCAAGACTATTCCAAACCAGCATGTTGAGTTTCTCGAAAAACTTGAAGTCAGTCACAAGATCGGCCCTTATGGGTTTGTTCATGCCGGTGTGAAACCTGGCATTCCTTACGAACAACAGACGGACGAAGACAGGATGTGGATCCGCGATGAGTTCCTCAACGCAAAAGACAAGGAAGATCTGTTTATTGTGCACGGGCACACACCGGTAAATGCACCCTATTCGGATCATCGCCGCGTCAATGTAGACACGGGCGCGTACTTTACAGGCAGATTGACGGCCGTTAAAATTGAAGGCGATAAAATGTCCTTTTTAACCAACCAATTCCAGGCTCGGGAGGCATCATAA